In Vigna unguiculata cultivar IT97K-499-35 unplaced genomic scaffold, ASM411807v1 contig_37, whole genome shotgun sequence, a genomic segment contains:
- the LOC114171875 gene encoding uncharacterized protein LOC114171875, whose translation MDKLAELYVREVVRLHGVPESIVSDRDPRFTSQFWQSLQAALGTQLRMSLAYHPQTDGQSERTIQSLEDLLRSCVLDHMGNWNDVLPLVEFTYNNSYHSSIGVAPYEALYGRRCRTPLCWYQDRETFVLGPEFLQQTTSKVKFIQDWMRATQSRQKSYADKRRRPLKFDEGDHVLLRVTPTIELRKYIASLDHVLESDEVQVREDLTMPVGPVRILDTQVRQLRGKELKTMKPKQILDTENSGEENFEIKGDKGMERHKVRGNSFYCLELPLSRLGLMNWSLWHLGQLEIKSEETITRPVSQKWGYIRFMAGTILGGILGFYVMHRVESNYKERMNERLRNYEAELRRKKDERLNEFEESSMF comes from the exons ATGGACAAGTTAGCAGAGTTGTATGTGCGAGAGGTGGTAAGATTGCATGGGGTACCCGAAAGTATAGTATCAGATCGGGACCCTAGATTCACCTCACAGTTTTGGCAATCGTTGCAGGCGGCCTTGGGAACACAGTTGAGGATGAGTTTAGCGtatcatcctcagacagatGGGCAGTCTGAACGGACCATCCAATCTCTAGAAGACTTATTGAGATCTTGTGTGTTGGATCATATGGGAAACTGGAATGATGTGCTACCTTTGGTGGAGTTCACCTACAATAATAGTTACCATTCCAGTATTGGTGTGGCGCCCTATGAAGCATTGTATGGAAGAAGGTGTAGAACCCCATTGTGCTGGTATCAGGATCGTGAAACCTTTGTGCTTGGTCCTGAATTTCTGCAACAAACGACCAGTAAGGTCAAGTTTATCCAAGACTGGATGAGAGCAACTCAGAGTAGGCAAAAGTCttatgcagataagaggagACGACCACTTAAGTTTGATGAAGGAGACCATGTACTTCTTCGGGTGACGCCAACCATAG AGTTGAGGAAATACATTGCAAGTCTAGATCATGTTTTGGAGTCAGATGAGGTGCAAGTACGCGAGGATCTGACTATGCCAGTTGGACCAGTGCGCATATTGGATACTCAGGTCAGGCAACTGAGAGGTAAGGAGTTGAAGACGATGAAG CCAAAACAAATATTGGACACTGAAAATTCTGGGGAGGAAAATTTTGAGATTAAAGGTGATAAAGGCATGGAAAGGCACAAAGTAAGGGGCAATTCCTTTTATTGT TTGGAGTTACCATTGTCACGTCTTGGACTGATGAATTGGTCATTGTGGCACTTGGGACAACTTG AAATCAAGAGTGAAGAAACGATAACGAGACCTGTTTCTCAGAAATGGGGCTACATTCGATTCATGGCCGGTACAATCCTTGGAGGCATCCTCGGATTCTACGTTATGCACCGTGTTGAATCTAACTACAAG GAGAGAATGAACGAGAGGCTGAGAAACTATGAGGCTGAATTGAGGAGGAAGAAGGACGAGAGATTGAACGAGTTTGAGGAATCCTCcatgttttga